In Acomys russatus chromosome 16, mAcoRus1.1, whole genome shotgun sequence, the DNA window CATTTCATTAGGCCTGATGTCATCCTAACAGCCCTGTGATGCTGGGGACCAGCTCCACTCTTTAACATCCCCAAGGGGCGGTGACCTGAAGGGAGTGTGACTGAGGGCAAGATACACTAGCTCAACTCCAAATTAtaccaaaataatttaattagaaaCAGGAATTTGCATCAGGGAGCCTAAAAGGATACTCTCCAAGAAACCAAATGAAGCCTCCAGGGCCTCTCCGCCTGCGGCCAGGGGGCGCCCGCGCACAGCCCACGTGGCCGCGGACGCAGAGGGGCGGAGCCGCTCAGTCCGAGCTCTCAGAGTCAGGGCCGCTGTCCGCTGTGGGCGGAAGCAGGGGCCGTCGGTGAGACCTCTTGATCCGGCGCGAGGGCAAGGGCAGCCTCCGTTTCAGCACAGCTGTGGGAGGGCGAAAGGTCAAGGACAAGGAACTCAAGGGGCTGGGCGCACCTGGCacaggttgggggaggggtgtcttcTCACCGGCCACCGTGTCCTGGCTGTCTGCCGTGGGCCCCCAGTAGATACTCTCGCTCCTGCGGAAGTTCCGATGCAATCGGGTGCAGAGGGTGGCCAGGGTGAGCAGGACCAGCAGGAAAGTCAGGGCCATGGCGGCCCAGGCGGCTTCTTCAGTGCGCGGAGTGGGCCCTCGGACTACCCGGGGAGGGGGAGGCACTGCCGCTTGAAGAGCGGGGGAAACCTGACTGGGGCAGGCACATCCTCCTGGGTTGCCTCGCCCACTAGGCATCTGAGCCTCTGTCCTGGACCTACCATTGCCTCCAGGTCCCCCAGTCACCAAGGAGACAGGGGCCGCAGATGAGGTTCCCAAAGTCGGCTGCTGGGCCTTCAGGCTCTGTGAAGGGGCCAAAGAAACCCTCAGGGCTGAGGGGGTGGATTGGAGACCAAGGGCAGCCCGGAGTCCCCTTCTTTTGACAACACTCAGGGAGGGCCTCTTGGGCCCTTCAGATGTCACCTCTACACCAGGAGGCCGCCAGCTCCTCAGAGCGAAGGCCAGAGGCGGGGcctagggaggagagaagagagatcaGCCCCTGCCCTGCCAACCCGACGCTctcaccaccaagcctgggcCCAGCATCCCTCACCTGTACACAGCGTCTCCCACACAGCTTCCCTCTGCTGGAGGCTAGCATCATGGAAGTGGGCCCAGAAAGAGCGTCAGAGAGAAGCcacacactctttctctgcttccaccttcGCCGCCGCCTCAGCCAGTGGGCAACCCAGGCTGGCTCTATCCATGCCATCTCCAGTGTGGCCCCCCATGCTGTCAGCACCAAGGGCTGTGAAAGAAGGTAGCTGAGAGCTAAGACAAGGAGCCCCGCCCACCCCAGTCGTCCTTTCTTTGCCCATGGGGCTGCACCCTTCTGCAGCACACcacctttggggtgggggtggggtgtaagacagctatgtagctctggctgttctagaactcacagacatctgcctgcctgcctgcctctgccattatGCCTGgcctttggcgggggggggggggggggccggaggtggggggggggattcgagacagtgtttctctgtgtaatagccctgacctggaactctgtagaccaggctggcctcgaactcacagagatccccctgcctctgcctccctgagtgctgggattaaaggtgtgtaccactgtgtccgacttttcttttttcttttggcacaACACCTTTCACTAACTACTTACCCGGTCCCACGTGAGATTAGAGTCAGGAATGAGTATGGGTTTAGCCACAGACACATGAGCCAAGAGAGCAAGCTGGAGCTTCAGCCAGGGGTGGGCACAGGGGTGGTAGAAGAAGGTGATGCCCTCAACCTGGAGGAAAAGCAGAGATgtcaagccaggcccagctcGCAGAGAATCCATCTCTTCTAGCCGAGGCTCAGGATAAAGGGATTATCAGAAGGTGGCCCTTCCACTCCCTGGAAAGCAAAGGGCCCCGTGTACTAACTAGTGCGCTCTCCTTTCTAACTCACCTCTCTTCACCAAGTGCCGCCCCTCACAGATGAGCCCCTGGGCAGGAGAGCATAGCTAGGTAATCCTGTTAGCTTCAGAGCATGCCCCCCACGGCCCCACCCATAGCACTGGGGGTAATACCAGGGCCCTCTTACCACTGATCTACATGCCTGACCCTCAGTGAacagtcagtcttttttttttttttaaagatttatttatttattatatatacaatgttctgtgcctgcataccagaagagggcaccagattatagatggttgtgaggcaccaggtgtttgctgggaattgaactcaggagctctggaagagcagacagtgctcttaaccactgagccatctctccagccctcagtgaaCAGTCTTTAGCTGTATTTCTCTGGACATACAACAATGGCTCTACAAGTTCCAAATCTAGAACCTGTCCCTCAGATGATGGCCAAGCCCTCCATGTACTGATCCAACCCAAGCAACCTCCCAGGAGTATCCACACACTCAACATGAATGCAGTCTCGGCATAGGAACATTTCATCAGTCATTACTAGTTGACCTGCGCTAGATGCTATGAAAGATACGGAAAGCGAACACCTGGACCCTGAGGAATGCATGAGACCCTCAGGGAAAtgtgggtgtgatggtgcacacctgtaatcctagccatTTGGAGAATGGTGTCagaagatcacaagtttaaggccagcccaggGGACACAGTGCATACCAGGCCTGCTTAGGCTATGAGACCCTATTAGGGGTAGATGGAGACAAATTCAGAGGTGTAAAGGACTGGTACAActcaaacgtgtgtgtgtgtgtgtgtgtgtgtgtgtgtgtgtgtgtgtgtgtgcgtgcgcgcgcgcacgcgcgcgcgtatgtgtgtgtgcacctgtgcatgcgtgtgtgtctatgtatgcatgtgtacgcACCTGTGCGTGTTGTGTGCCTgtccgtgcgtgtgtgtgtatgtgtgcatgtgtgcatatgtgtgtgcacctgtgcatgcgtgtgtgtctatgtgtgcgcacctgtgcgtgtgtgtgcctgtgcgtgcgtgtgtgtgtgtgtatgtgtgtgtgtgcgtatgtgtgtgtgcacctgtgcatgcgtgtgtgtctatgtgtgcatgtgtacgcacctgtgcgtgtgtgcctgtgcgtgcgtgtgtgtgtgtgtgcatatgtgcgtatgtgtgtgcacctgtgcatgcgtgtgtctatgtgtgcatgtgtacgcacctgttcgtgtgtgtgtgcctgtgcgtgcgtgtgcgtgcatgcgtgcgtgcgtgcgtgtgtgtgtgtgcacgcaggtGGGATGGGGTTGCAGGCTCTAAGGATTTGAACCCACACAAAATGCTCCACCAGCAAACTATAACCTCAATTGTCTTTTCACTCTCCCGCcccttaaattttaaaagtgtctCACAAAGTTGTCTAGGCCTTGAGTTCAGttttcattctcctgcctcagcctcccaagtagctgggattataaaagcctgtgccaccaagcccagctggcTTAGTTAACTGTGAGAGGGTGGGATAAAAGGCAGACAAATTTGGGGGGTAGCAGGTGCTGTGATTCCCGCACTGAGCTTTGAAAGTGGCTGGAGATGGATGGCTGCAGAGTGTGTTCCGTGTTTCAGACCCTGATAGGCCAGGTGTAGAAAATAAGCCAGAGAAAAGAAGGTAGGTCTCCCGGAGGAAATGAGCCGGAACTCACGTGTGTGGTGAGGACCCAGCAGAGTGGAGATAAAGTAAGAAATCAGGTGAAGATAATTCAAGTCCTGACAAGTTAGGGGGCTCCAGCCATGGCAGGTGGGCTGTAGTCagatggtggaggcaggag includes these proteins:
- the Tp53i13 gene encoding tumor protein p53-inducible protein 13 isoform X2, with the translated sequence MVPPPPPQPWLLLVALVGLPSLCKVRVSAPGKALAGGPQKALCHNFVVEGVARARGFRGPSISLCPFSCNRKGGALAEAKAQLLDLDPQVVAEPAEEAGTRCPEGLWPLPPQVLPRVTYTQVRQGQVEGITFFYHPCAHPWLKLQLALLAHVSVAKPILIPDSNLTWDRPLVLTAWGATLEMAWIEPAWVAHWLRRRRRWKQRKSVWLLSDALSGPTSMMLASSRGKLCGRRCVQAPPLAFALRSWRPPGVEVTSEGPKRPSLSVVKRRGLRAALGLQSTPSALRVSLAPSQSLKAQQPTLGTSSAAPVSLVTGGPGGNGRSRTEAQMPSGRGNPGGCACPSQVSPALQAAVPPPPRVVRGPTPRTEEAAWAAMALTFLLVLLTLATLCTRLHRNFRRSESIYWGPTADSQDTVAAVLKRRLPLPSRRIKRSHRRPLLPPTADSGPDSESSD
- the Tp53i13 gene encoding tumor protein p53-inducible protein 13 isoform X1; protein product: MVPPPPPQPWLLLVALVGLPSLCKVRVSAPGKALAGGPQKALCHNFVVEGVARARGFRGPSISLCPFSCNRKGGALAEAKAQLLDLDPQVVAEPAEEAGTRCPEGLWPLPPQVLPRVTYTQPLVLTAWGATLEMAWIEPAWVAHWLRRRRRWKQRKSVWLLSDALSGPTSMMLASSRGKLCGRRCVQAPPLAFALRSWRPPGVEVTSEGPKRPSLSVVKRRGLRAALGLQSTPSALRVSLAPSQSLKAQQPTLGTSSAAPVSLVTGGPGGNGRSRTEAQMPSGRGNPGGCACPSQVSPALQAAVPPPPRVVRGPTPRTEEAAWAAMALTFLLVLLTLATLCTRLHRNFRRSESIYWGPTADSQDTVAAVLKRRLPLPSRRIKRSHRRPLLPPTADSGPDSESSD